One Drosophila teissieri strain GT53w chromosome X, Prin_Dtei_1.1, whole genome shotgun sequence genomic window, CAATGTATAATATGGGGTGTGATTCATATAGTAGCACACCATAAATTACAAAGTCAATCGTCTGGgttagtaaaaaaaaagagtcaATCAAAACTGTCTGAAAAATCTGCTCAGAAATAGGTTCTATTTGTTTATCTTCTTTTTCATGAACACctttgatattatttatttattttttttgttttcttgagCAAAATTTGTAACCTGTTTGTGTCATTTTTTAACAATGTGCAAAACCTCAATTATTCCAATATCACGGAAGATTCTTATATATACATCGCATGTGGAGCTTATTGTACATACACCTTTAATTGACACCACTCTTGACAAACAATCAAAATTACCTAAAAGCTAACCACATTTTCCAGCGTTCTGGTACTTAGATCTAACCAAAGTTGTTAACCAATTCGTTCAAAATCTCCAttaacaaattcaaattgcaAGAACAAAAACTTTCCATGAATATCCTATCCAGTTGACTTACTCAACATTTCACCACATTTGTGTGTTTCCTCTAAGTTAAGCAGCCTAACCTCTTGGTTGTATTGTAGCCATTTGCCTATCTCATATTCGCTCGATTCCCTATCGTACTAAATTGAATAATATCGCTTTGCTTTTGAGACTCTCGAGTTGAACTAGAAATGAACGAAGTGAGTGCTCCATTGCTTGGCACGTCCAGATGGCAGATGATATTGGTCGGGCGGGAGCCAGCCCAGCTCCGTCGATCCCTACAGTCCGTGCCCATCCGTTGGTATTCCGGTGCCTTTGACCGTGGTCACACCGCCATACGATAGAAGATCCGCCTGGTCCGGCTTGTCGCGCGTGGCCTGGTAGGCCTCGCGTTCCCGATCCGGGAACTTGGTGGGCAGATTGGGCGAGTGCAGATTGACCTTGGCCTCGAACCGCACGCCGGCCACCTCCACCTCGTAGTGGCCGGACAGCACGTACTCATTGGTCACCGGCAGCTCCCGTCCCTCGTCGTCGAAGTTTCGCACGAAGCCCAGGCAGACCTGCTTCTCGAACGTGTACCCATagccggtggtggtggtcatACCCACGTAGACCCCGTCGCGGTAGATGGGCTCGCCGCCCCAGCACCACATGTCCACCTCGTGATCGTGGTCGTTCAGCAAGAGCTGCACATACATGCGCTTGACGCCCTCCTCGCGCTGCTTTAGTAGCGCATTGCGGCCAATAAAGTCGATGGGTTTCTGCAAAGACAATATAATACGTATGGAATATGTGTGCTTTTCGCTCTTTCAGGACTGTTCTCTTTGTAACCCACATTGAACTTGACGCGCCAGCTGCGTCCACACTCCAGCGGCGTGGTAAAGGTGTCCAGATCCTGTCCCCAAAAGGCATAGAACTTCTCAATGCGCAGGGCGCGGGTGGCGTAGTAACCTAAAATGGGCAAAGGGGAAATTCAAGTAATAAAGGGGGGTACATAGTTCTCTTTTCAATAACATACCTGCATGCTGTATGTTGAACTTTTGGCCTGCCTGGTAAAGTCGCGAGTACACATGCAAGGCATATTCGTTGGGAATATACAGGACATAGCCCAATTCACCCGTATGGGTGATGTTCAGCACTCGGATACCGTCGGCCAGGCCCACATCCAGTTCCTGGAAAAGATTGGGTTATGTGGCATAATCATccattgaaaaatataaataggcAGGCTATTTTCTTGGGAATCTCTCACCTTATAGGTGAAAAAGGGAAAGCTCTTGGCCGTGAGATCGGTGTCGGTAAGCTCGGAGAGCAGGATGCGGGAGTAGGGTCCTAGGATGCAGATGGCCGTGTACATCGAGGTCACATCCGCCACGTTCACCTTGGCCCTCAGGTGATTGGGCATATGTTTGCGAATCCAGCACATGGAGCGCGTTTGCTGAATGGTGGGTGCAATCATCATgtagctaaaaaaaaaagcgcgAATAAGTGGATCACTGACCATGCTGAACAGGACGGGCAAGCTACTTACTGCCGCTCGGAGAGGCGTGCCAAGGAGCAGTCGTTCTCGTAGCCCCCATTGGGATTCTGCATGCCCGTGTGAATGATAGAGCCCACGGCCACGTCTACGTCGTTGGAGCAGAGGTACTGCAGCAGGTCCACCACCTCGTTGCCCTTCGACCAGAAGTCGTACTTCGTGAAGGAGCTGTAGTCCGCTATGCCAATGCGTTCCCTACAGGCCCGGTATTCCGAGGCCACGTGATCAAACCACGGCGGCTTGCCAAAGGTTCGCGTTTGGGCAATCCGAAAACGCGGCAAGCCGAATTCATCTGGAATATAGATTCAAGCCGGAGAATCATTTGTATCATATGATATGTTTATGGCTATAAATACGCATATACCCACCGTGCTTGTCCTGCTGATCGAAGTAGTTGGGTCGCTCGTAACCCATCGACTGGCCAAAAACGGCGCCCGCCTCCTTGAGCTGCGGGTAGATGGGCGACATGCGCAGGTTTCTGCCGGTCTGGAACTCCTCGAAGGGGTAGTTGATTTCGAAGTGCTTGCCCGGCGCCTCCTTGCAGCGATCCCGCAGGAACTTGCGGTTGTTGTGCAGCCCCAGAAACCGACTGATGTCCAGGATGTGCAGGTCGAGGTAAGTAGATCCTTTGGTTATTAGATCGGTGAGGACGCGTCCAATGCCTCCGGATGCGGACACACCCATGGTCTTGTTGCCAGCCGCCACATagtaattttgaatttctggcGCTTCCCCCAGGATCCACTTGCAGTCGGGCGAGAAGACCTGCAGCGAGTTTGTGAGTCTATCCAACGTGGCATCTCTGAAGGAGGGAACGCGCAGCAACAGGGCATCGAGCAGCTCGTGAAAGTGATCCCAGTCCGGCGGATGTTGGCGAGCCGACTGCGACAGGGGAATCACTCCATCTTCGTACACCATCTTCGCCTCGCGCTCGAAGCCGCCTGCGAGGATGTGACCTTCGCACTCCCGAAAGAAGATGCGTCCATCGAAATCCCGGACGAAGGGCGTGTCCGGACTGAGTCCCTCGATGGGTTTCGTGTGCAGATAGTGATGCTCCACTGCCTTGAGTGGCACCTTCACCACCGGCTTGGACAAAGTGCCCACCTCGCGTGCCCAGAAGCCCGTGCAGTTCACAAAGTACTCGCACTCCACATCGCCAGCTGTTGTCTCCACACTCCGCACCTTGCCGTGCTCGCTGTGGATCTTCTTGATGGCACAATGCTCGACGATGCGCACTCCCAATCGCTGCGCCTCGGTCATGTAGGCCTGGCACACTAGCTGCGGATCACAGACCCCGTCTTCAGGTATCCAAAGGCCACCTTCAATGCCGTCCAAGGAGAGCAGTTCACAGTGCTGGGCGCACTGCTCTGGCGAGAGGATTTCGCAACGCATGCCCCAGGCCAAGGCCTGCGATTTCATGCGATTGAAGGCGGTCATGCGGTCCCAGCTTCGGGCCAGATTCAGGCTACCCACCGGCCGCCAACCGGTGGGCAATCCGTTCTCCGCCAGTCGCTTGATCAGATCAATGGAGTACTCGGCCAGCTTGAGTTCCGTGTAGCTGGGCTCGAAGCGACCCGCCAATCCGCAGGCGGTCCAGGGCAGCTCGCCACCGACGCGATCCTGCTCCACGAGCAGCGTTTCACCGCCCCACCCACTCAGCCCCAGGTGATAGGCCACCGAGGCGCCGGTGATGCCGCCGCCACAGATGACCACCCGCGATTTGACGGGCAGCTGACCGGCCAGTTCCTCGCTGAGATCCGCCGCCTGCTGCGGCTGGAACTTCCGCTTCCGCAGCACCCGCTCATCCGCCTGATCCGTCTGGCCACTAGCCAGACGCACTGCGTCCGAAAGGCCAGGTGAACACCTCCGCCTGGGAAGTCCAGAAACTGCGGAAACATTTCGCGAACACTGCAGCAGTTTCCACATCTTGTCCACCGGCGCAAACgataagtatgtatatatcacAACCTCATGGGACCAACCCGATTCCGCCTGCAGGTCACCGGATGCACTGGAGGGCACTATCTATATACGCCGTATTGTGCTTTGGATTAGTAAGTTAACTTTCGGCACAATAACAACACAGAGGCAGAGTGACCAGATGACCATATGCGGTTAGAGGTGGGTCAGAACTTCGATGACTATCGGAAGGCGTTCAGCGGAGACTCGCACCATTGGCGCGAAACTTGAATGGCATGAAATTGGGTAAAAATTAATAGCATAATTTCGAGCGCAGGAACTCAAATAATCTGCCTTGCTTAGAGTTTTAAGAGCAAAAAGTTTGATTTCAAGAACTATTTACCCCTAAAATTCTAATTTAGTCTGCATTATTTCGCATCGTGGAATTATTACCAGTATGAATATGAAGAAGAACATAAAGCACGCACTGCATGAAACGTAatcattcattcatatttcGTAGGCAATTCTAGACCATTTTTTATATCCCTAAAATCGTATAGAGTTGCCTTAAAAtatgattaaatattaatagtcATTGCAAAAAGTGTATTTCAGTATACGCAATACAGTGGTGGTCAAAAGTATTTACATATCGTGAGGaacaattgaaataaaatcaCGTTGTGTGAATAC contains:
- the LOC122623285 gene encoding pyruvate dehydrogenase phosphatase regulatory subunit, mitochondrial, whose protein sequence is MWKLLQCSRNVSAVSGLPRRRCSPGLSDAVRLASGQTDQADERVLRKRKFQPQQAADLSEELAGQLPVKSRVVICGGGITGASVAYHLGLSGWGGETLLVEQDRVGGELPWTACGLAGRFEPSYTELKLAEYSIDLIKRLAENGLPTGWRPVGSLNLARSWDRMTAFNRMKSQALAWGMRCEILSPEQCAQHCELLSLDGIEGGLWIPEDGVCDPQLVCQAYMTEAQRLGVRIVEHCAIKKIHSEHGKVRSVETTAGDVECEYFVNCTGFWAREVGTLSKPVVKVPLKAVEHHYLHTKPIEGLSPDTPFVRDFDGRIFFRECEGHILAGGFEREAKMVYEDGVIPLSQSARQHPPDWDHFHELLDALLLRVPSFRDATLDRLTNSLQVFSPDCKWILGEAPEIQNYYVAAGNKTMGVSASGGIGRVLTDLITKGSTYLDLHILDISRFLGLHNNRKFLRDRCKEAPGKHFEINYPFEEFQTGRNLRMSPIYPQLKEAGAVFGQSMGYERPNYFDQQDKHDEFGLPRFRIAQTRTFGKPPWFDHVASEYRACRERIGIADYSSFTKYDFWSKGNEVVDLLQYLCSNDVDVAVGSIIHTGMQNPNGGYENDCSLARLSERHYMMIAPTIQQTRSMCWIRKHMPNHLRAKVNVADVTSMYTAICILGPYSRILLSELTDTDLTAKSFPFFTYKELDVGLADGIRVLNITHTGELGYVLYIPNEYALHVYSRLYQAGQKFNIQHAGYYATRALRIEKFYAFWGQDLDTFTTPLECGRSWRVKFNKPIDFIGRNALLKQREEGVKRMYVQLLLNDHDHEVDMWCWGGEPIYRDGVYVGMTTTTGYGYTFEKQVCLGFVRNFDDEGRELPVTNEYVLSGHYEVEVAGVRFEAKVNLHSPNLPTKFPDREREAYQATRDKPDQADLLSYGGVTTVKGTGIPTDGHGL